In a genomic window of Aeromicrobium panaciterrae:
- the panD gene encoding aspartate 1-decarboxylase, producing the protein MLRTMMTSKIHRATVTQADLHYVGSVTVDQDLLDAANLLPGEMVHIVDIDNGARLVTYTIAGERGSGVIGINGAAARLVHEGDLVILIAYGQMEDAEAREFEPSVVFVDSENKIIGTGSDPAEALPGTGLIRGDIVDNPLFATV; encoded by the coding sequence ATGCTGCGGACCATGATGACCTCGAAGATCCACCGTGCGACGGTGACGCAGGCTGACCTGCACTACGTCGGCTCAGTCACGGTCGATCAGGACCTGCTCGACGCAGCCAACCTGCTGCCGGGCGAGATGGTGCACATCGTCGACATCGACAACGGTGCACGACTGGTGACCTACACGATCGCCGGCGAACGCGGCAGTGGCGTGATCGGCATCAACGGTGCCGCCGCCCGTCTGGTGCACGAAGGTGACCTCGTCATCCTCATCGCCTATGGACAGATGGAAGACGCCGAGGCGCGCGAGTTCGAGCCGAGCGTCGTGTTCGTCGACTCCGAGAACAAGATCATCGGCACGGGCAGCGATCCCGCCGAAGCGCTTCCGGGCACTGGCCTGATCCGCGGTGACATCGTCGACAACCCGCTGTTCGCCACGGTCTAA
- the panC gene encoding pantoate--beta-alanine ligase, with protein MSITIARTRAELAAAVGDATVAFVPTMGALHDGHVQLLKHARPLGEVLVASIFVNPTQFAPGEDFEDYPRTFDADLERCAEAGVDVVFAPAVETMYPSGFDTTITVDPGPLGSILEGAARPTHFRGVLTVVAKLFGLVRPDVAVFGEKDYQQLTLIRQMSRELALDVEIVGCPTVREADGLAMSSRNIYLTADDRVRAAAVSAALRAGVAAGPEGADAVLDAAHAVLDAAGITPDYLVLTNPELGDPEPGQEARLLVAARVGKPRLLDNCALTIGATKLGS; from the coding sequence ATGTCCATCACGATCGCGCGGACACGCGCTGAGCTCGCCGCTGCTGTCGGCGACGCGACGGTCGCGTTTGTACCCACGATGGGCGCCCTGCACGACGGCCACGTCCAGCTGCTCAAGCACGCCCGCCCGCTCGGTGAAGTGCTCGTCGCCTCGATCTTCGTCAATCCGACTCAGTTCGCGCCGGGGGAGGACTTCGAGGACTACCCGCGTACGTTCGACGCTGATCTCGAGCGTTGTGCCGAAGCTGGCGTCGACGTCGTCTTCGCGCCAGCCGTCGAGACGATGTACCCGTCAGGCTTCGACACCACGATCACCGTCGACCCGGGCCCGCTCGGCTCGATCCTCGAAGGCGCCGCCCGCCCGACCCACTTCCGTGGCGTCCTGACGGTCGTCGCCAAGCTGTTCGGTCTCGTACGTCCCGACGTCGCCGTGTTCGGCGAGAAGGACTACCAGCAGCTCACGCTCATCCGTCAGATGTCGCGTGAGCTCGCCCTCGATGTCGAGATCGTCGGCTGCCCGACCGTTCGCGAGGCCGATGGCCTGGCCATGAGCTCGCGCAACATCTACCTGACCGCCGACGATCGCGTACGCGCTGCTGCCGTTTCAGCGGCCCTTCGCGCTGGCGTTGCCGCTGGACCCGAAGGTGCTGACGCCGTACTGGACGCCGCACACGCCGTACTTGATGCCGCCGGCATCACCCCTGACTACCTCGTCCTGACCAACCCCGAGCTCGGAGACCCCGAGCCCGGCCAGGAAGCTCGCCTGCTCGTCGCTGCCCGCGTCGGCAAGCCGCGCCTTCTGGATAACTGTGCATTAACTATTGGCGCAACAAAGCTAGGGAGCTGA
- a CDS encoding DUF2520 domain-containing protein: MMRPTLGVIGAGKVGAVLASRFRTAGYPVMGATGRTDTTLLRINTMLPGVDVLTPAEVAAASDVILIAVPDDSLIAVAEELAASGAVRPGQYVLHTSGRHGTDALASLTRLGARAIAFHPAMTFTGTSVDFERTCVFGLTAADADRPFAEELVAALGGTPMWVAETDRALYHAALAHGANHLGTLVAQSMDLLRQAGATDPAAVLRPLLSASLENVLAYGDAALTGPVVRGDITTIRAHIDALAAAGVDDATVDAYLELARATASRAEADGRIAPATAGSIRSVLDEADWDTMAQIAAGI, encoded by the coding sequence ATGATGCGTCCAACTTTGGGCGTGATCGGAGCCGGCAAGGTCGGCGCCGTTCTCGCTTCTCGCTTCCGCACCGCCGGCTACCCCGTCATGGGCGCCACCGGTCGTACGGACACCACTCTGCTCCGAATCAACACGATGCTGCCGGGCGTCGACGTACTCACGCCCGCTGAAGTCGCTGCTGCCAGCGACGTCATCCTGATTGCCGTTCCCGACGACAGCCTCATCGCCGTTGCCGAAGAGCTCGCCGCATCCGGTGCGGTTCGCCCCGGCCAGTACGTCCTGCACACCAGCGGTCGCCACGGCACGGATGCCCTCGCTTCGCTGACGCGTCTCGGCGCTCGCGCCATCGCGTTCCACCCGGCCATGACGTTCACCGGCACTTCGGTCGACTTCGAGCGCACTTGCGTCTTCGGTCTGACTGCCGCTGACGCTGATCGCCCGTTCGCCGAGGAGCTCGTCGCTGCTCTCGGCGGCACCCCGATGTGGGTCGCCGAGACCGACCGCGCGCTCTATCACGCAGCGCTCGCGCATGGCGCCAACCACCTGGGCACGCTGGTTGCCCAGTCGATGGACCTGCTGCGTCAGGCCGGCGCGACCGATCCCGCCGCCGTTCTTCGTCCGCTGCTCTCGGCTTCGCTCGAGAACGTCCTCGCCTACGGCGATGCGGCGCTCACAGGCCCTGTCGTACGCGGCGACATCACCACGATCCGTGCTCACATCGACGCGCTCGCGGCTGCGGGTGTCGACGATGCAACCGTCGACGCTTACCTCGAGCTCGCTCGCGCAACAGCCAGTCGCGCCGAGGCCGATGGCCGTATCGCTCCCGCCACCGCGGGCAGCATCCGCTCAGTCCTCGATGAAGCCGACTGGGACACCATGGCGCAGATCGCGGCAGGCATCTGA